The following proteins are encoded in a genomic region of Shinella zoogloeoides:
- a CDS encoding ABC transporter ATP-binding protein: MDPAKQDDVVLSVKDLTVGFGSNIVLDRLNLDIYRGEILGFVGASGTGKSVLMRTVLRLLPRRSGNIRIFGTDFDKASEAQRLALDMKLGVLFQQGALFSSLTVKENIQVPMREYLDLPQAMMDELARLKIELVGLAPEAADKFPSELSGGMIKRAALARALALDPALVFLDEPTSGLDPIGAAEFDELIAKLRDTLGLTVYMVTHDLDSLFSVCDRIAVLGQKKVLVEGTIEDMLAFDDPWVQSYFRGKRARSIVRKQE; encoded by the coding sequence ATGGATCCGGCAAAACAGGACGACGTGGTGCTCTCGGTCAAGGACCTGACCGTCGGTTTCGGCAGCAACATCGTCCTCGACAGGCTCAATCTCGACATCTATCGCGGAGAAATCCTCGGCTTCGTCGGCGCGTCGGGCACCGGCAAGTCGGTGCTGATGCGCACCGTGCTACGCCTCCTGCCGCGCCGCTCGGGCAATATCCGCATCTTCGGTACGGATTTCGACAAGGCATCGGAAGCCCAGAGGCTGGCGCTCGACATGAAGCTCGGCGTCCTCTTCCAGCAGGGCGCGCTGTTTTCTTCGCTGACGGTGAAGGAGAACATCCAGGTGCCGATGCGCGAATATCTCGACCTGCCGCAGGCGATGATGGACGAGCTGGCGCGCCTCAAGATCGAGTTGGTCGGCCTTGCGCCCGAGGCAGCGGACAAGTTCCCCTCCGAGCTTTCCGGCGGCATGATCAAGCGCGCGGCGCTGGCCCGTGCGCTGGCGCTCGATCCGGCGCTGGTCTTCCTCGACGAACCGACCTCGGGCCTCGACCCCATCGGCGCGGCGGAATTCGACGAGTTGATCGCCAAACTGCGCGACACCCTTGGCCTCACCGTGTATATGGTGACTCACGACCTCGACAGCCTGTTTTCGGTATGCGACCGCATCGCCGTGCTCGGGCAGAAGAAGGTTCTGGTCGAAGGCACGATCGAGGACATGCTGGCCTTCGACGATCCGTGGGTGCAGTCCTATTTCCGGGGCAAGCGGGCACGGTCGATCGTGCGGAAGCAGGAATAA
- a CDS encoding ABC transporter permease, with amino-acid sequence MLSQAREDARDLTAASPTAEIATERLPDNGGEIWRLSGPWINTTAVAAGKRLDKIAGGAGGTLEIDLSAVDEMDTAGAWLLRRAITARQAKGAEVSVSDHKGTRYADLISALPETLAEPGEDKRPPGTLFECLFTPVGKIMYNLWDDAVAAMFILGSAVRGAQLKLGRRSGVSPAAIVNQIDHMGVRAVPIILLMSFLIGAIIAQQGAFQLRYFGAEVFVVDLVGILQLREIGVLLTAIMIAGRSGSAITAEIGSMKMREEIDALKVMGLSPIGVLVFPRLVALTVALPLLTIIANFAALGGAAVVAWAYSGITFDTFQSRLREAIDLSTIVSGMIKAPFMALIIGIVASVEGLKVGGSAESLGRHVTASVVKAIFVVILVDGLFAMFYAAINF; translated from the coding sequence ATGTTGTCCCAAGCACGGGAAGATGCAAGAGACTTGACCGCCGCCAGCCCCACAGCCGAAATCGCGACCGAGCGCCTGCCGGACAATGGCGGGGAGATCTGGCGTCTCTCCGGCCCCTGGATCAACACGACCGCCGTCGCCGCCGGCAAGCGGCTCGACAAGATCGCGGGCGGCGCGGGCGGGACGCTCGAAATCGATCTCAGCGCCGTGGACGAGATGGACACCGCCGGCGCCTGGCTGTTGCGCCGCGCCATCACCGCGCGGCAGGCCAAGGGGGCCGAGGTCAGCGTCAGCGACCATAAGGGCACGCGCTATGCCGACCTGATATCCGCTCTGCCGGAAACGCTCGCCGAGCCCGGCGAGGACAAGCGCCCGCCCGGCACCCTGTTCGAGTGCCTGTTCACGCCGGTCGGCAAGATCATGTACAATCTCTGGGACGATGCCGTCGCGGCGATGTTCATCCTCGGCTCGGCGGTGCGCGGCGCGCAGCTGAAGCTCGGCCGCAGAAGCGGCGTATCGCCGGCCGCCATCGTGAACCAGATCGACCATATGGGCGTGCGCGCCGTGCCGATCATCCTCCTGATGTCCTTCCTCATCGGGGCGATCATCGCGCAGCAGGGCGCTTTCCAGCTCCGCTATTTCGGCGCGGAAGTCTTCGTGGTCGACCTCGTCGGTATCCTCCAGCTCCGCGAGATCGGCGTGTTGCTGACGGCGATCATGATCGCCGGCCGCTCCGGCAGCGCCATCACGGCCGAAATCGGCTCGATGAAGATGCGCGAGGAGATTGACGCGCTGAAGGTCATGGGCCTCAGCCCCATCGGCGTGCTCGTCTTCCCGCGGCTGGTGGCGCTGACGGTGGCGCTGCCGCTCCTGACCATCATCGCGAACTTTGCGGCCCTTGGGGGCGCAGCGGTCGTCGCCTGGGCCTATTCCGGCATCACCTTCGACACGTTCCAGTCGCGCCTGCGCGAGGCGATCGACCTTTCGACCATCGTCTCGGGCATGATCAAGGCGCCGTTCATGGCCCTCATCATCGGTATCGTCGCCTCGGTGGAGGGCCTGAAGGTCGGCGGCAGTGCCGAATCGCTCGGCCGGCACGTCACCGCCTCGGTGGTGAAGGCGATTTTCGTCGTCATTCTGGTCGACGGGCTGTTCGCCATGTTCTACGCCGCTATCAATTTCTAG
- the dgcA gene encoding N-acetyl-D-Glu racemase DgcA, with protein sequence MRRTLLAQTESFPIAGAFTISRGAKTTAEVVTCAIGASGLFGRGECVPYARYGESVAGVLDAIEAMRGAIEDGMGREDLARAMPAGAARNALDCALWDLEAKLSGVPTWQVIDTAAPQKLVTAYTLSLGEPEAMQRQAAEHAWRPLLKVKVGTPDDAARIRAVRAGAPESAIILDANEGWTPENLAHHFALCAEARIALVEQPLPAGGDSALRDHARPIPVCADESVHRTQDVAALADRYDAVNIKLDKTGGLTEALALRQAARDHGLKIMVGCMVGTSLGMAPAVLLAQGADFVDLDGPLLLARDREPGLHYEGSNVYPPEATLWG encoded by the coding sequence ATGCGCCGCACACTCCTTGCCCAAACCGAAAGCTTCCCGATTGCCGGGGCCTTCACCATTTCGCGCGGCGCGAAGACGACGGCCGAGGTGGTGACCTGCGCGATAGGCGCCTCTGGCCTTTTCGGCCGCGGCGAATGCGTGCCCTATGCCCGCTACGGCGAATCGGTCGCCGGCGTGCTCGACGCCATCGAGGCGATGCGGGGCGCAATCGAGGACGGCATGGGCCGGGAGGACCTCGCCCGCGCCATGCCCGCGGGCGCGGCGCGCAACGCCCTCGACTGCGCGCTCTGGGACCTGGAGGCCAAGCTCTCCGGCGTGCCGACCTGGCAGGTCATCGATACCGCCGCTCCGCAAAAGCTCGTCACGGCCTATACGCTCTCGCTCGGCGAGCCGGAGGCGATGCAGCGCCAGGCGGCCGAACATGCCTGGCGGCCGCTGCTGAAGGTCAAGGTCGGCACACCGGACGATGCCGCCCGCATCCGCGCGGTACGCGCGGGCGCGCCGGAAAGCGCGATCATCCTCGATGCCAACGAGGGCTGGACGCCGGAAAACCTCGCCCATCATTTCGCGCTCTGCGCCGAGGCGCGAATCGCCCTCGTCGAGCAGCCGCTTCCCGCTGGGGGCGATTCGGCGCTGCGCGACCATGCGCGCCCCATCCCGGTCTGCGCCGATGAGAGCGTGCACCGCACGCAGGACGTGGCGGCGCTCGCCGACCGCTACGATGCGGTCAACATCAAGCTCGACAAGACCGGCGGGCTGACGGAGGCGCTGGCGCTGAGGCAGGCCGCGCGCGACCACGGCCTCAAGATAATGGTGGGCTGCATGGTCGGCACGTCGCTCGGCATGGCCCCGGCGGTGCTTTTGGCACAGGGCGCCGATTTCGTCGATCTAGACGGCCCGCTGCTGCTGGCCCGCGACCGGGAACCCGGCCTTCACTACGAAGGCTCGAACGTCTATCCGCCGGAAGCCACGCTCTGGGGCTGA
- a CDS encoding MFS transporter, which produces MTAPSGFTVTAGAPPYFAARIALVFCAPMMVNGIALPFFPVWLETLSMNDFQIGIVLALPMFVRVFTAPAAGVIADRIGERSVVLMWSGVLSLATALLFFGVHGFWPVLLLYTLQCAVYSPYVPITDAIALSGVRRWNFDYSRMRLWGSLAFIVATMIGGWLAGLYGGAMVLPAMAAAFALTVVGAVIVPKIGRPRRPSPIAAIATMPAARTLRQRDVQLMLIGVSLVNASHAMLYAFSVIYWRKKGFSGTDIGLLWSVGVLAEVILFACAVRLRRRFSLWSMMIFGCSAAVGRWLIFPLEMPFAGYFVLQCLHAFTFALLHVSVQSRMVERVAEEQEAAAQGLYFFYTGIFMAAATFISGYAFNWYGVDGFYLMSVIAAAGLVCVVAGRFAAPRLGDQPQSVASGG; this is translated from the coding sequence ATGACCGCCCCTTCCGGGTTTACCGTGACCGCCGGCGCGCCGCCGTATTTCGCCGCGCGCATCGCCCTCGTCTTCTGCGCGCCGATGATGGTCAACGGCATTGCGCTGCCGTTCTTCCCGGTCTGGCTCGAAACCCTTTCTATGAACGATTTCCAGATCGGCATCGTGCTCGCCCTGCCGATGTTCGTGCGCGTCTTCACCGCGCCCGCGGCAGGCGTCATTGCGGACCGCATCGGTGAGCGCTCGGTCGTGCTCATGTGGTCGGGCGTGCTGTCGCTGGCGACGGCGCTCCTGTTCTTCGGCGTGCACGGTTTCTGGCCGGTACTCCTGCTCTATACGCTGCAATGCGCGGTCTATTCGCCCTATGTGCCGATCACCGACGCCATCGCGCTCTCGGGCGTGCGGCGCTGGAATTTCGACTACAGCCGGATGCGGCTGTGGGGCTCGCTCGCCTTCATCGTAGCGACGATGATCGGCGGCTGGCTTGCCGGGCTCTACGGGGGGGCAATGGTGCTGCCGGCGATGGCCGCGGCCTTCGCGCTGACGGTGGTGGGGGCGGTGATCGTGCCGAAGATCGGCCGGCCGCGTCGTCCGTCCCCCATCGCGGCAATCGCCACCATGCCGGCGGCGCGCACGCTCAGGCAGCGCGACGTGCAGCTCATGCTGATCGGCGTTTCACTGGTCAATGCGAGCCATGCCATGCTCTATGCCTTCTCGGTGATCTACTGGCGCAAGAAGGGCTTCAGCGGCACGGATATCGGCCTTCTCTGGAGCGTCGGCGTCCTTGCCGAGGTAATCCTCTTCGCCTGTGCCGTCCGGTTGCGGCGGCGATTCAGTCTGTGGTCCATGATGATCTTCGGCTGTTCGGCCGCAGTCGGGCGCTGGCTGATCTTTCCGCTCGAGATGCCGTTCGCCGGCTATTTCGTGCTGCAATGCCTGCACGCCTTCACCTTCGCGCTCCTGCATGTCAGCGTGCAGAGCCGCATGGTCGAGCGCGTGGCGGAGGAGCAGGAGGCGGCGGCGCAGGGGCTTTATTTCTTCTACACCGGCATCTTCATGGCAGCGGCCACCTTCATCTCCGGCTATGCCTTCAACTGGTATGGCGTCGACGGGTTCTATCTGATGTCCGTCATCGCGGCGGCGGGGCTCGTCTGCGTCGTCGCAGGGCGGTTCGCCGCGCCGCGCCTGGGCGATCAGCCCCAGAGCGTGGCTTCCGGCGGATAG
- a CDS encoding UDP-2,3-diacylglucosamine diphosphatase produces MTATPVDPNVRHFRTLFISDVHLGSKAAKADFLIDFLRHHEAETIVLVGDIVDGWRLKRNWYWPQAFNDVTQKLLRKARKGTRIVYIPGNHDEFLRDFPGTHFGGVEVAERIIHEAADGRRYLVLHGDEFDVVVRHARVVAYLGDWAYDAAIAINVVFAAIRRRLGLPYWSFSSWAKQQVKTAVNFIGEFQRVVVEEARRNDADGVICGHIHHAVITEIDGIRYINSGDWVESCTAIAEHHDGRMELITWQQMAAAPVEALPVSRQMPAIEVREQVGVEAA; encoded by the coding sequence ATGACAGCGACCCCCGTCGACCCCAATGTCCGCCACTTCCGCACGCTGTTCATCTCGGACGTGCATCTCGGATCTAAGGCCGCCAAGGCGGACTTCCTGATCGACTTCCTGCGGCATCACGAAGCGGAGACCATCGTGCTCGTCGGCGACATCGTCGACGGCTGGCGCCTCAAGCGCAACTGGTACTGGCCGCAGGCCTTCAACGACGTGACGCAGAAGCTCCTGCGCAAGGCCCGCAAGGGTACGCGCATCGTCTACATTCCCGGTAACCACGACGAATTCCTGCGTGACTTCCCCGGCACGCATTTCGGCGGCGTCGAGGTGGCCGAGCGTATCATCCATGAGGCCGCCGACGGCCGGCGCTACCTCGTGCTGCACGGCGACGAGTTCGACGTGGTGGTGCGCCACGCCCGTGTCGTCGCCTATCTCGGCGACTGGGCCTATGACGCGGCCATCGCGATCAACGTCGTCTTCGCCGCCATCCGCCGCCGGCTGGGGCTGCCCTACTGGTCCTTCTCCTCCTGGGCCAAGCAGCAGGTGAAGACGGCCGTGAACTTCATCGGCGAATTCCAGAGGGTCGTCGTCGAGGAGGCGCGCCGCAACGATGCGGACGGCGTCATCTGCGGCCATATCCACCATGCCGTGATCACCGAGATCGACGGCATCCGCTACATCAACAGCGGCGACTGGGTGGAAAGCTGCACGGCCATCGCCGAGCATCACGACGGCCGGATGGAACTGATCACTTGGCAGCAGATGGCCGCCGCGCCCGTCGAGGCCCTGCCGGTCTCACGCCAGATGCCCGCCATCGAGGTGCGGGAGCAGGTTGGCGTGGAGGCTGCGTAG
- a CDS encoding NADP-dependent malic enzyme, whose protein sequence is MSTADKSRTQDGPASGDIDQQALFFHRHPRPGKLEINPTKPLGNQRDLALAYSPGVAAPCLAIRDDPNTAADYTARANLVAVVSNGTAVLGLGNIGPLASKPVMEGKAVLFKKFAGIDVFDIEIDAPTVGEMVDVVSALEPTFGGINLEDIKAPECFEVERQLREKMDIPVFHDDQHGTAIIVAAAVLNGLELAGKSLPDAKIVASGAGAAALACLNQLVALGAKVENIWVHDIEGVVYKGREELMDQWKAVYAQETDKRQLSETIDGADVFLGLSAAGVLKPELLVRMAEKPLIMALANPKPEIMPEEARAARPDAMICTGRSDFPNQVNNVLCFPYIFRGALDCGARTINEEMKMAAVRAIAALAREEVSDVAARAYSGDTPSFGPNYLIPSPFDQRLILRIAPAVARAAAETGVASRPITDFDAYLDQLNRFVWRSGFIMKPIFAAARKAEKKRVIFAEGEDERVLRAAQVLLEEEIAKPILIGRPQIIEARLNRYGLRIRPNTDFAVVNPEDDPRYRDYVDDYFRIVGRRGVIPEAARTIVRTNQTVIGALAVKRGEADALICGVEGRYAKHLRDVSQIIGKKEGVLDFSALSLLISQRGATFFTDTYVTMDPTAEEVAQMTVMAAQEIRRFGITPRAALVSHSNFGSRDSNSSFKMRKAMEIVREVDPTLEADGEMHGDSAISEVLRQRVMPDSTLTGEANLLVFPNLDAANITLGVVKTMTDSLHVGPILLGAAMPAHILSPSVTSRGVVNMAALAVVEASNPA, encoded by the coding sequence ATGAGCACGGCTGATAAATCGAGGACGCAGGACGGCCCCGCAAGCGGCGACATCGACCAGCAGGCCCTCTTCTTCCACCGTCATCCGCGCCCCGGCAAGCTGGAGATCAACCCGACCAAGCCGCTCGGCAACCAGCGCGACCTCGCGCTCGCCTATTCGCCGGGCGTCGCCGCGCCCTGTCTTGCCATCCGTGACGATCCAAACACCGCCGCCGACTACACCGCCCGCGCCAACCTCGTCGCGGTCGTCTCCAACGGCACGGCCGTGCTCGGCCTCGGCAATATCGGTCCCCTCGCCTCCAAGCCGGTGATGGAGGGCAAGGCCGTCCTCTTCAAGAAATTCGCCGGCATCGACGTCTTCGACATCGAGATCGACGCGCCGACCGTCGGGGAGATGGTCGATGTCGTCTCCGCGCTGGAGCCGACCTTCGGCGGCATCAACCTGGAAGACATCAAGGCGCCGGAATGCTTCGAGGTGGAGCGCCAGCTCCGCGAGAAGATGGACATCCCCGTCTTCCACGACGACCAGCACGGCACGGCGATCATCGTCGCGGCCGCCGTCCTGAACGGACTGGAGCTTGCCGGCAAGTCGCTGCCCGACGCCAAGATCGTCGCTTCCGGCGCTGGCGCTGCCGCTCTTGCCTGCCTCAACCAGCTTGTCGCCCTCGGCGCAAAAGTCGAGAACATCTGGGTCCACGACATCGAGGGCGTCGTCTACAAGGGCCGCGAAGAGCTGATGGACCAGTGGAAGGCCGTCTATGCGCAGGAGACGGACAAGCGCCAGCTTTCCGAGACCATCGACGGCGCCGACGTCTTCCTCGGCCTTTCGGCCGCCGGCGTGCTGAAGCCGGAGCTTCTCGTGCGCATGGCGGAAAAGCCGCTGATCATGGCGCTCGCCAACCCGAAGCCGGAGATCATGCCTGAGGAGGCGCGCGCCGCCCGTCCCGACGCGATGATCTGCACCGGCCGCTCCGACTTCCCCAACCAGGTCAACAACGTCCTCTGCTTCCCCTACATCTTCCGCGGCGCGCTCGATTGCGGCGCGCGCACGATCAACGAGGAGATGAAGATGGCGGCCGTGCGTGCCATCGCCGCCCTCGCCCGCGAGGAAGTATCCGATGTCGCCGCCCGCGCCTATTCCGGCGATACGCCGAGCTTCGGCCCGAACTACCTGATCCCCTCGCCCTTCGACCAGCGCCTCATCCTGCGCATCGCGCCGGCCGTCGCGCGCGCCGCGGCCGAAACCGGCGTCGCCTCGCGGCCGATCACCGATTTCGACGCCTATCTCGACCAGCTCAACCGCTTCGTCTGGCGCTCGGGCTTCATCATGAAGCCTATCTTCGCCGCCGCGAGGAAGGCCGAGAAGAAGCGCGTGATCTTCGCCGAGGGCGAGGACGAGCGCGTGCTGCGCGCCGCGCAGGTGCTGCTGGAAGAGGAGATCGCCAAGCCGATCCTCATCGGCCGTCCGCAGATCATCGAGGCGCGCCTCAACCGCTACGGCCTGCGCATCCGCCCGAACACCGATTTCGCCGTGGTGAACCCGGAAGACGATCCGCGCTATCGTGACTATGTCGACGACTATTTCCGCATCGTCGGCCGCCGCGGCGTGATCCCGGAGGCCGCCCGCACCATCGTTCGCACCAACCAGACGGTCATCGGCGCGCTCGCCGTCAAGCGCGGCGAGGCCGATGCGCTGATCTGCGGCGTCGAAGGCCGCTACGCCAAGCACCTGCGCGACGTCAGCCAGATCATCGGCAAGAAGGAAGGCGTGCTCGACTTCTCCGCGCTCAGCCTGCTCATCTCGCAGCGCGGCGCCACCTTCTTCACCGACACCTATGTGACGATGGACCCGACGGCCGAGGAGGTCGCGCAGATGACCGTCATGGCCGCGCAGGAAATCCGCCGCTTCGGCATCACGCCGCGCGCCGCCCTCGTCTCGCATTCCAATTTCGGTTCGCGGGATTCGAATAGCAGTTTCAAGATGCGCAAGGCGATGGAGATCGTCCGCGAGGTGGACCCGACGCTGGAAGCCGACGGCGAAATGCACGGCGATTCGGCGATCTCCGAGGTGCTGCGCCAGCGCGTCATGCCGGATTCGACGCTCACCGGCGAGGCCAACCTCCTGGTCTTCCCGAACCTCGACGCCGCCAACATCACGCTCGGCGTGGTGAAGACGATGACGGACAGCCTGCATGTCGGCCCGATCCTGCTTGGCGCGGCCATGCCCGCCCACATCCTCTCGCCGTCCGTCACCTCGCGCGGCGTCGTCAACATGGCCGCGCTCGCCGTGGTGGAAGCCTCCAACCCGGCCTGA
- a CDS encoding ABC-F family ATP-binding cassette domain-containing protein produces MPHSITLSKITWSTPDGHTLLSDLDLTFGSERAGLVGRNGVGKTTLLKLVTGDLAPQSGSVTVVGTLGLLRQSVQIAPDETVADLFGIAEALDLLARAEHGEASAEALAGADWTLEARLAAALARVGLDAEAGTPLAALSGGQGTRAALAALIFREPDFLLLDEPTNNLDRDGRRAVIDMLAGWRAGAIVVSHDRELLDTMDAIVELTSLGATRYGGNWSAYRARKALELAAAHRDLADAEKHAADIARTAQAVAERKARKDSAGRRKKARGDIPRIMLGAMKERSELTSGANARLAESRQAQAAEAVTMARERIEVLQPLTVSVPPTHLPASRTVLRMEGVTAGYLPERPVIRDLSFAMTGPERVAVTGPNGSGKTTFLALVTGQLQPWQGSVRLFTDAAMLDQRVSLLDPALSIRDNFRRINPEADENACRAALARFMFRADAALQIAGSLSGGQMLRAGLAAVLGGARPPALLILDEPTNHLDIDSIEAVEAGLRSYDGALLVVSHDEPFLQAIDITRRLEL; encoded by the coding sequence ATGCCGCATTCCATCACACTTTCGAAAATTACCTGGTCGACGCCTGACGGGCACACGCTTCTTTCCGATCTCGATCTGACCTTCGGCTCCGAGCGCGCCGGCCTTGTCGGCCGCAACGGCGTCGGCAAGACGACGCTGCTGAAGCTCGTCACCGGCGATCTTGCGCCGCAATCCGGCTCCGTCACGGTCGTCGGCACGCTCGGCCTCCTGCGCCAGAGCGTGCAGATCGCTCCGGATGAGACGGTTGCCGATCTCTTCGGCATTGCCGAAGCGCTCGACCTTCTCGCGCGCGCCGAGCACGGCGAGGCGAGCGCCGAGGCGCTTGCCGGGGCCGACTGGACGCTGGAGGCCCGCCTTGCCGCCGCGCTCGCCCGCGTCGGACTGGATGCGGAGGCGGGAACGCCGCTGGCCGCGCTTTCCGGCGGGCAGGGGACGCGGGCGGCGCTTGCCGCCCTCATCTTCCGCGAGCCGGATTTCCTGCTGCTCGACGAGCCGACCAACAATCTCGACCGCGACGGGCGGCGGGCGGTCATCGACATGCTCGCCGGCTGGCGGGCGGGCGCCATCGTCGTCAGCCACGACCGCGAACTTCTCGACACGATGGACGCCATCGTCGAGCTGACGAGCCTCGGCGCGACGCGCTACGGCGGCAACTGGAGCGCCTATCGCGCGCGAAAGGCGCTGGAGCTCGCGGCCGCGCATCGCGATCTTGCTGACGCGGAAAAGCATGCGGCCGATATCGCGCGCACAGCGCAGGCCGTCGCCGAGCGCAAGGCACGCAAGGACAGCGCCGGGCGCCGCAAGAAGGCGCGAGGCGACATTCCGCGCATCATGCTGGGCGCGATGAAGGAGCGGAGCGAATTGACGAGCGGCGCGAATGCGCGGCTTGCCGAAAGCCGGCAGGCCCAGGCGGCCGAGGCAGTGACGATGGCGCGCGAGCGCATCGAGGTTCTCCAGCCGCTCACCGTCTCCGTGCCGCCGACGCATCTTCCCGCAAGCCGGACGGTGCTGCGCATGGAGGGTGTGACGGCTGGCTACCTGCCGGAACGCCCGGTGATCCGCGACCTTTCCTTCGCGATGACCGGGCCGGAGCGGGTCGCGGTGACGGGGCCGAACGGCTCCGGCAAGACGACGTTCCTCGCACTCGTCACCGGACAGCTGCAGCCTTGGCAGGGGAGCGTGCGCCTCTTCACCGATGCCGCGATGCTGGACCAGCGCGTCAGCCTGCTCGACCCGGCGCTGTCGATCCGCGACAATTTCCGGCGCATCAATCCCGAGGCCGACGAGAATGCCTGCCGCGCGGCGCTGGCGCGCTTCATGTTCCGGGCGGATGCGGCCTTGCAGATTGCCGGAAGCCTCAGCGGTGGGCAGATGCTCCGCGCCGGCCTTGCCGCCGTACTCGGCGGGGCCAGGCCGCCGGCGCTCCTCATCCTGGATGAGCCGACGAACCATCTGGACATCGATTCCATCGAGGCGGTGGAGGCGGGTTTGCGATCCTATGACGGCGCGCTGCTGGTGGTCAGCCACGACGAGCCGTTCCTGCAAGCTATCGATATCACGCGCCGGCTGGAGCTCTGA
- a CDS encoding DUF2865 domain-containing protein, translated as MKARARLLFAAVAGLPLILSGGTAAAGVCEGIRAELANLPKVVVDTASARKYASAIARQNIQLRKAKSDQRRLRCSSGSIIVIGGPNADACATLASVIGRMEQNIQVLDGKRREFAGGVSSSGKRNRLLAALEANGCNDEPEIMPVAATEPLRTLDDTRTLPLGTAPEGSERLELRSLGGSSGHGNLRTVCVRTCDGGFFPISSGATPLDFRRDQKVCEMMCPQTPTELFYQSMSSGQETEQMTSTVTGRPYYELQNAFAYRTRDLSRPGDCGCNLSAYYQEMIRREKAVEGNGTTAGTGEAGGGENGSVTTIRTLSKKETVAEKPPVAVEERDYDPAKSKVRTVGPVFLPENSTAIDLGRPADADVN; from the coding sequence GTGAAGGCACGCGCCCGTCTTCTTTTCGCCGCTGTCGCCGGCCTGCCGCTCATCCTTTCCGGCGGCACGGCGGCGGCGGGCGTGTGCGAGGGCATCCGGGCCGAGCTTGCGAACCTGCCGAAGGTCGTCGTCGACACGGCGAGCGCCCGTAAATATGCCAGCGCCATTGCCCGCCAGAACATCCAGCTGCGCAAGGCGAAGAGCGACCAACGGCGCCTGCGCTGCTCCAGCGGCAGCATCATCGTGATCGGCGGACCGAATGCCGATGCCTGCGCGACGCTCGCCTCCGTCATCGGCCGCATGGAGCAGAATATCCAGGTGCTCGACGGCAAGCGGCGGGAGTTTGCCGGCGGCGTGTCATCTTCAGGCAAGCGGAACCGCCTGCTTGCGGCCCTGGAGGCCAATGGCTGCAACGACGAGCCGGAAATCATGCCGGTCGCCGCGACCGAGCCCCTGCGCACGCTCGACGACACCCGCACCCTGCCGCTCGGCACGGCACCGGAGGGCAGCGAGCGGCTGGAGCTGCGCTCGCTCGGCGGCAGCTCAGGCCATGGCAACCTGCGCACCGTCTGCGTGCGCACCTGCGATGGCGGCTTCTTCCCGATCTCCTCGGGCGCGACGCCCCTCGACTTCCGCCGCGACCAGAAGGTCTGCGAGATGATGTGCCCGCAGACGCCGACGGAACTCTTCTACCAGTCGATGTCGAGCGGCCAGGAAACCGAGCAGATGACCTCGACGGTCACCGGGCGCCCCTATTACGAATTGCAGAATGCCTTCGCCTACCGCACGCGCGATCTCTCCAGACCCGGCGATTGCGGCTGCAATCTCTCGGCCTATTATCAGGAGATGATCAGGCGCGAGAAGGCGGTCGAAGGCAACGGCACGACCGCCGGCACCGGCGAAGCGGGCGGCGGCGAGAACGGCTCCGTCACCACCATCCGCACCCTGTCGAAAAAGGAAACGGTCGCCGAAAAGCCACCGGTCGCCGTCGAGGAACGCGACTACGATCCCGCCAAAAGCAAGGTGCGCACCGTCGGCCCGGTCTTCCTGCCGGAGAACTCCACCGCCATCGACCTCGGCCGCCCGGCCGACGCCGACGTCAACTGA